The following is a genomic window from Bordetella petrii.
GGCGACGTACCGCCAGAGATCCTCGAACCGCCAGTCGTAGATAGGAAAGAAGGTGACAGCGCGGCTGTCTGGCTGGTCCCTTGCGCTCCACTGGACCGGCATATGCGAACCAGGCGGCGTCCAGGCGCGCTTCTTCACCCTGGCACGGCGTTTGACCGCCAGAAAGCGATTGAGCGACTCATCGGACCGGATGCCGACCAGAAAGGCGGTCGGAACATCCTGAGCAAGCCACTCGTCAAACTCGGGAACAAATTCCTCGAACTCCATGCGATGGCGGTAGAAGGGAAACCGGCCAGGATCGTTGATGACGGCCGGATGGGTTGGCATCGGTCTGATCCAGTCCGCCTCGCGCCCGGGTTCCCAGGCGCACCAGTAAGGTTCTTGCAGGCTGGAGGCATTGCGCAGATTGATCGGGAGGCAAACCCACCAGGCGCGCACATCATCGCGGCTGAACATCTCCTCGACGTGATCGATCGTCGCCTGATATTGCCCTTCCAGATCGATGAACAGCGCATCGACCGGCCCGCGGCCCATTTCACGGGCGACCTCGAGCGCGAGGTGCAGTGTGACGGAGCTGTCCTTGCCGCCGGAAAAGGCGACACATACGCGCTCGAAATTCTCGAAGATCAGCCGGATACGGGCCTTGGCCGCATCATAGACATTGATGTCATGGTAGTTCTTGGTGCTCATCCCCGCCCGCGTCTCTCCATAATAGTCAGCTGTTCCGTTGCCGCCGTCTGCCTCCGGAACCGGAAGACTTTCGCATCGGACCATTTGCCGCTTGCTTTTGCCGTGACGGCAGTTCAATTCCTATCAATGCCAGGGCGTCTGCAACACGATCTGCCAAGCTGCCGAACTCATCGCTCTCCTGCTGACCGAACAGGGTCCGCAAATGCAGATCGCTCAGGATCGCCCCGAAGATCGTGCTGGCCAGCCGATTCGCGTCGTACTCTCTCAAGGTCTCGTCGGCGCGCTGTAGCTCCTTCAGGCCATCGACCAGATACGCCTGCACCCGCACCACGATCCGCGACCAGAAATCGACGGCCAGCTCCGGATGGTTTTCGGCCTCTGAAATGATGAGGCGCGTGATCCTGATCTGCCGTTCGGACAATACGAAGCGCGCCATTTCCAGAAGGCGGTCGTGCAACTCCACAATCAGGGCGTCCCGGCCGGCCGCCGCCGGCACATGCGGACGCTTCCCCGAAAAGCCTTCCACGTCGCCAATCACCGCTGTGAACAACTCGCGCTTGTCCGCGTAGAAGGCGTAAAGCGTCCGCTTGGACATGCCAGCCTCGCGCGCCATCTCCTCCATCGTTGCCGCCCCATAGCCGACGCGCGCAAACACCCGTTCAGCCGCCTCAAGGATGCGTTTGCAACGTTCTTCTTCGGAGAAGACGGAGGGACGCCCCGTGCGAGCTTTATCGCCGGGGGCCGAGACAACGGCAGGCATCAGCGGTTCCGATATGGCAGATTGATACTTACAAAACGATACTGTTTTATTATGCTCCATGCAACTGCAACAGGTCGGAGACCCGTGGCTTTCTACCTGGCTGCACCGCCACCCCGCATCGGAATTGCTGCCAGTCGGGCAACAGAAGGTGGCTGAACTTCAGACGAGGCAACAGCGGGTCACCGTTCGGGCAGATTCAGGCAAGGGCCACCCGACGAAGCATTGATGAGACGTGAGGTTTCCGGTGAAATGGACCGGCCGCCTGCCGACGCCGCAGATCGCCGTGGCGTCTTGCGTCTCAGCCCTGCACTTGGGCATCGGCTGCGGTTCTTATCCAGTTCGGAATGTCCGCCGGGGGCAGCGGGCGGGAGAACAGGTAGCCCTGGATCACCGGGCAATGATGGGCCTTGAGCAGTTCACGCTGCGCCTCGGTTTCCACGCCTTCGGCCACGACGGTCAGATGCAGGTTCTGCCCAATACCAATCACCGCCATCACCAGAGATTGAAGGCGGCTTTCCTGCAAGCATTTGTCGATGAAGCTGCGATCGATCTTGACCTCGGTGACAGGCAGGTTCGCCAGATTGGAGAGACTGGAGAAGCCCGTGCCGAAATCGTCCACCGACAGGCCGACGCCGAGCGCACGGATACCGTGGATGACCTCCAGCATGCCGGCAGTCAGCGCCATGGCGGCGCTCTCGGTAATCTCGATGGTCAGGCATTCACCGGGCAATGCATATTGCTGCAGAAGCCCGGCAACGAAGTCCGGCAAATCGGAACCTCGGAAACTGAGAGGCGACAGGTTCACCGATACGACCGGCACCTGCACCCCCTCATCACGCCACACGGCCATCTGCCGGCATGCCTCGCGCAGTGCCCATCGGCCGATGGCTTCGATCTCGCCGATTTCCTCGGCAAGGCTGATGAACCTGCCTGGCGGGATAACCCCGAACTCCGGATCACGCCAGCGTGCCAGAGCTTCCACCCCATATAGCTCTCCGCTGTCCGGTCGAACCTGTGGCTGGTACTCCAGGCGCAGACAGCCCCCGGCGATAGCCCGCCGCAGCGCCGTCCCGAGCAAAAGACGGTCGCGGGCGACCTCATTCATCCCTGAACTGAAAAACAGGAACTCGCCACCGCCTGACGCCTTCACCTGTCCCATCGCGCTCTTGGCGTTGCGCAACAGATCTTCACGATCGCGACTGCTCTCGGGATACTGGCTTATGCCGATGCTGACCGTGGGGTCCAGCGAGAAACCGGAAATGTCGATTGGCGCGCCGGCGACACGCTGAAGATGTGCCGCCACCAGTGCGGCGCGATGGACATCGCAATCGGGCACGACCAGCACAAACATGTCGCCCTCGACACGGGCAAGGAACTGGCCATCGTCCAGGTGAGATTTCAGGCGATTGCCCGTTTCCACCAGCACCAGGTCTCCCGATGCATGCCCGAGCGTGTCGTTGATGTCCTTGAAACGGTCCAGACCCAGATAAAAGAAAGCGATCTCCTGCTCAGGATCGGTCGAGAGCAACTCGTCGATATGCTGGCGCAGCAGGCCTCGGTTCGGCAGGCCGGTGAGGATGTCGTACCGCACCAGTTGATTGACCCGCTGCTGGTTCTCCTCACGCTCGATCGCCAGGGCGCAAAGGTGGACGCTGGCATCGGCGATACGCTCAAGATGCGTGTCCGGCTGACCGCCCTGACGGAAGTAGAACGCGAACGTTCCAGCCACACTGCCATCGCGCCGCTTGACCGGATAGGTCCAGCAAGCCTTGTAGCCATGAGGCAATATCTTGTGCTTGTAGGGCTCCCATAGCGGGTCGGTCTCGATGTCGTAGATCATCACCGGCTCACCGCGATGCGCCGCGGTTCCGCAACCGGCCACGCCTTCTCCGATTTCGATACCTTCCCAATCGGGACCATAGGACGCATGGAAGCTGGGGGCCGCCCAGGGCCTCAACTTGCGCTCGGCCACACGGCAGACCGAGACCAGCACGCCCGGCGCAATCGACTCGATTCGCCGGCAGAAATAGTCACCCAGTTCCGCAAACGACAAGCTACTGGTCAACGCAGTGAGGACGTCGCGTTCCAGATCACGGATCTGCCGCTCCTCGGTGATATCGGTGATGACGTCGACGGAGTACCCCTGGAAACCATCGTCATCATGACCGGCTATGGGGCTGCTGGACACCCGAATCCAGGTTTCCTTGCCGTCCCTGGAGACGACCAGCGCGTCATCCTGCAATCGTTCCCGACCCCATGGCCGGGAATCAAAATGCCTGAATTCGTCAACGGGCATGTTCGGGCTGGTCAGGAACGAAGACGGCTCTCGCCCAAGCACCTCATCCATCTCGTATCCCCACAGTTCGGTGAACGCACGATTGACGTGGGCGATGCGCCGCTGCGCATCCAGAACCAGCACCGGACGGTCGGTATTGTTGACGGCGATCAGCAGCATTCGGTTCTGCTCCCGCATCGCAACTTCGTCCGATACATCGCGCACCAGCGCCAGATAGTGAATTCGCCCCTCAAGGTCGATCTTCGACAGCGAGAACATGGCCCATACCTGCTGGCCGCTCTTGCGCTCCATGAGCACTTCCCGGCTCATGCCGGCTACCTTGGCCTCGCCGCCCACCCGGTTCTTGCGCACGTAGCCGCCATGAGCACCTCGCAGACTCTTTGGCAGCAGCGGCTGCATGTTCTTGCCCAGGACCTCGTGACGCTCATATCCCCATAGTTGCTCCGCGGCCTGGTTGAAAAAAAGGACGCAATCGTTCTCGTCAACAAGTACCGCCGCCACAATCGACTGCTCCAGTGCGGGAAGCAGTATGGAATTGCCGTCAGGAACCAGGCTCTCCATCTTCATCATCACATCCTTCATACAAGACAGCAGCAGGGGCTGAAGATCCCATTTGCGGTGTGCGACCGTGTTTCGTACGAACCGCAGTCATCATGGCCAGGCTCTGCAGGTTGATTTTCGAGTAGGCAACGCCGCGCGAATATCGCAGCCCGCTTGCCCCCCAATAGTGTGCGCCCCTCATGGGCAGAGCAAAGAGACCGTGCGGATCTCGATCTTGAATAATGTATCGGCAAGGCATTGGAAAATCTTGAACCCGATTCGGCTACTATCAAATAGTCGTCTGCGATCCGCTTCCTTTCGTGAGCTTGCCGGAGAAACGAGAGCAATCTTGCGGCGAAGAGGCGTCACCGTTGAAAATTCCCCCTGTACCATAGACAACATTAACTAAATCGGACAAAAAACCTGATTTTTGTTTCGATGATCCGTTGATCATCATGACCTGTTGAAATTAAAATTCACGCTGAAACGGCAGCGACTCAATTCTTATTGACACTAATTGCGTCGACCGAACGCAAAATTGAGTGCTCATAGACGTATCATGACGTCCAGAGCATCCGCCTTTGCGCGTTGCTCCCAAAGCCCGATATCCGAACCCAACGATCCCAGCCCGGTTATTGAATAAAGACCGATAGCAGGCCGTTGTCGTTCTTTGAATTGCTTTGCCCAGAGGACAAAAAAATAACCACTTTAGATACACAGCACTCTCTGCCCGTGCCGGGACAGGACGGTTGGAAGCAAAATTCGATCAACGCATATGTAACCCACGCCAGCGCACAGCAGGAGTTCGAATTTCCCGATGATGTGACGCTGATGTCCACCACCGACACCAGCAGCTACGTCACCTACGCCAATGAGGCATTCCTGCGGGTCAGCGGCTTCGCCCGCGACGAACTTCTCGGTCAGCCTCACAATATCGTTCGACACCCGGATATGCCGAGAGAGGCATTCGCTGACATGTGGGCGACCCTCAAGGCCGGGGATGCCTGGACAGCACTGGTAAAGAACCGTCGGGCGAACGGTGAGTACTATTGGGTTCGGGCAAACGTCACCCCGATTCGGCGCGACGGCGGGATCGTAGGCTACATGTCGGTGCGCACATGCCCCGATCGCGCGGAAATCGAGGCGGCGTCTTCGCTCTACAAGCGGTTTGTCGAAGGTACGGCCCGAGGGCTGGCGTTCCACAAGGGCCTGATTGTTCGCACCGGCCTGCTGGGATTCACCCGTTGGGGGCAGATCATGCCAGTGCGCTGGCGGCTCAGGCTCGGCCTCGCATGTGTCGTGGCGTCGACCGTGGTGGGTGGCCTGATGGCCGGCGGCATAGACAGTCTTTTGACGCCGGTGCTATCCACTGCCGCTGGCGCATGCCTCGCAGGCATCTGGCTGGAAAAGCGGATCGCAAAACCACTGATAGCGGCACTCGATCAGGCGAAGGCCGCTGCAGCCGGGCAACCCGGCGCCAACATGAACATGAACCGCGTCGATGAAATCGGAATGATCATGCGTGCGGTCAACCAGGCTGGCCTGAACCTGCGATCACTCGTGGACGATGTGGCGGCGCAGACTGGCGGCCTGCATCAATCCAGCGAGCAGGTGGCCAACGGTAATGAGGATCTCGCCAGGCGCGTTAGCGATACACAGGCCCGGCTGCATGAGACTGCCGCCGCCGCAGAGCAGATCACGGCGGCCGTCGAGCAAAGCGCCGGCAATGCGCGCTCGGCCAGCGAGTTGTCGACCGGCGCAAAAAACGCCGCTGAACAAGGCAGGGAGGTCGTCGACAAGGTTGTTCAGTCAATGACGGGCATCGCTGCCTCATCTGCCGAAATCGGCGAGATCAACAACCTTATCAACAGCATCGCCTTCCAGACGAACATCCTGGCATTGAACGCAGCCGTCGAGGCGGCGCGCGCGGGAGAGGTGGGACGAAGCTTCGCGGTGGTAGCAGGAGAAGTTCGCAGTCTGGCGCAACGCTCGGCAGTTGCGGCAGCAGACATCAAAGCCCTGATCGACAAAAGCGTACAACAGACCGCCGAAGGCTCAAGGCTGGCGGCGCAGGCCGGCACGGCAATCGGAAATGTCGTTTTAGAGGTTGAGCGCGTCAACACGCTGATAGCGGAAATATCAACCAGTGCGCAGGAGCAGAGCACGGGTGTTGCCCAGATCAGCCAGGCGGTGGTCGATCTGGAGCGAATCGCCATGCAGAACGCGGAATTGGTAGGAGAATCATCCGACTCAGCGCGGGATTTGTTTGCTCATACGGCGATGCTTACCAGCACCATTCACGTTTTCGAGCAGAATCGACACCGGCGGGCGATATAGCGCCAACCGGCGCGTAGACCGGGCGACATGGAATGTCGGTCTTGCCGGTTCACACCCCGATCGCAGAAAGGCTCGCAGCCGCCTCCGCCATCAGCCATGCTTTGAAACGCGCACACTTTTCATCCTGGTCGAGTGGCTGAGGCGACAGCAGGCAATAACCGGACCCATCCCGGATGAAGCCGTAGGGCGCGTGCAACTGGCCGCTCTGCAGTTCGTCCTGCACCATCAGGAACGAGACCATGGCCATCCCCAGGCCCGAAACCGCAGCCTGAACGCACAGGTAGAAGTGCTCGTAGTCAACCCTGATACTGCCCTTCGTGGACACCCCTGACAACCGCTGCCAGGTCGGCCACGCCTTCGGTCGAGTCCCCGAGTGCAGGAGGCGCACGCCATCCAGTTGCTCCTTGCGGCTCTTCTTCGCTCTGCTGACCGGCCCCACCCACTCGTCGCAGATCTTCTCGGCGTGAACGTCCTGATCCCAATGGAAATCGTCGCGGCGTAGCGCCAGGTCGACACCTGCGCGTGCGAAATCGATCGGCCCACCGGCGGCGACCAGATGCAGGTTGATGTCGGAGTTCTGCTTGTGAAACGCGGGCAGCCGCGGGATCAGCCACTTCATGGCG
Proteins encoded in this region:
- a CDS encoding phosphoadenosine phosphosulfate reductase, which encodes MSTKNYHDINVYDAAKARIRLIFENFERVCVAFSGGKDSSVTLHLALEVAREMGRGPVDALFIDLEGQYQATIDHVEEMFSRDDVRAWWVCLPINLRNASSLQEPYWCAWEPGREADWIRPMPTHPAVINDPGRFPFYRHRMEFEEFVPEFDEWLAQDVPTAFLVGIRSDESLNRFLAVKRRARVKKRAWTPPGSHMPVQWSARDQPDSRAVTFFPIYDWRFEDLWRYVAEHGHAYNRLYDRMHLAGVPFSQMRICQPYGDDQRKGLDLFHKLEPETWFRVVQRVAGANYAARYSRQRFLGYRGGMGLPPTFETWRQYCEFLLRSMPGPLRQVYQRRIGVFIDWWEKHNYPLASWPDAGIPELENRKAQPSWRRVALSLLKQDMARSLSFGFARQDIDTLALIEGQSS
- a CDS encoding TetR/AcrR family transcriptional regulator; its protein translation is MPAVVSAPGDKARTGRPSVFSEEERCKRILEAAERVFARVGYGAATMEEMAREAGMSKRTLYAFYADKRELFTAVIGDVEGFSGKRPHVPAAAGRDALIVELHDRLLEMARFVLSERQIRITRLIISEAENHPELAVDFWSRIVVRVQAYLVDGLKELQRADETLREYDANRLASTIFGAILSDLHLRTLFGQQESDEFGSLADRVADALALIGIELPSRQKQAANGPMRKSSGSGGRRRQRNS
- the dosP gene encoding oxygen-sensing cyclic-di-GMP phosphodiesterase DosP; amino-acid sequence: MKDVMMKMESLVPDGNSILLPALEQSIVAAVLVDENDCVLFFNQAAEQLWGYERHEVLGKNMQPLLPKSLRGAHGGYVRKNRVGGEAKVAGMSREVLMERKSGQQVWAMFSLSKIDLEGRIHYLALVRDVSDEVAMREQNRMLLIAVNNTDRPVLVLDAQRRIAHVNRAFTELWGYEMDEVLGREPSSFLTSPNMPVDEFRHFDSRPWGRERLQDDALVVSRDGKETWIRVSSSPIAGHDDDGFQGYSVDVITDITEERQIRDLERDVLTALTSSLSFAELGDYFCRRIESIAPGVLVSVCRVAERKLRPWAAPSFHASYGPDWEGIEIGEGVAGCGTAAHRGEPVMIYDIETDPLWEPYKHKILPHGYKACWTYPVKRRDGSVAGTFAFYFRQGGQPDTHLERIADASVHLCALAIEREENQQRVNQLVRYDILTGLPNRGLLRQHIDELLSTDPEQEIAFFYLGLDRFKDINDTLGHASGDLVLVETGNRLKSHLDDGQFLARVEGDMFVLVVPDCDVHRAALVAAHLQRVAGAPIDISGFSLDPTVSIGISQYPESSRDREDLLRNAKSAMGQVKASGGGEFLFFSSGMNEVARDRLLLGTALRRAIAGGCLRLEYQPQVRPDSGELYGVEALARWRDPEFGVIPPGRFISLAEEIGEIEAIGRWALREACRQMAVWRDEGVQVPVVSVNLSPLSFRGSDLPDFVAGLLQQYALPGECLTIEITESAAMALTAGMLEVIHGIRALGVGLSVDDFGTGFSSLSNLANLPVTEVKIDRSFIDKCLQESRLQSLVMAVIGIGQNLHLTVVAEGVETEAQRELLKAHHCPVIQGYLFSRPLPPADIPNWIRTAADAQVQG
- a CDS encoding methyl-accepting chemotaxis protein, which codes for MSFFELLCPEDKKITTLDTQHSLPVPGQDGWKQNSINAYVTHASAQQEFEFPDDVTLMSTTDTSSYVTYANEAFLRVSGFARDELLGQPHNIVRHPDMPREAFADMWATLKAGDAWTALVKNRRANGEYYWVRANVTPIRRDGGIVGYMSVRTCPDRAEIEAASSLYKRFVEGTARGLAFHKGLIVRTGLLGFTRWGQIMPVRWRLRLGLACVVASTVVGGLMAGGIDSLLTPVLSTAAGACLAGIWLEKRIAKPLIAALDQAKAAAAGQPGANMNMNRVDEIGMIMRAVNQAGLNLRSLVDDVAAQTGGLHQSSEQVANGNEDLARRVSDTQARLHETAAAAEQITAAVEQSAGNARSASELSTGAKNAAEQGREVVDKVVQSMTGIAASSAEIGEINNLINSIAFQTNILALNAAVEAARAGEVGRSFAVVAGEVRSLAQRSAVAAADIKALIDKSVQQTAEGSRLAAQAGTAIGNVVLEVERVNTLIAEISTSAQEQSTGVAQISQAVVDLERIAMQNAELVGESSDSARDLFAHTAMLTSTIHVFEQNRHRRAI
- a CDS encoding LysR substrate-binding domain-containing protein, translated to MREKKAIYLEGNLSDFIVYMKLPSLASFRFFEAAAQTGSFVKAAEQLHVTHGAVSRQVRLLEEALGVELFERRNRAIFLNAAGRSLHATTFAVFEQLEGAVYRLQQSAREEVLVLSCEPTIAMKWLIPRLPAFHKQNSDINLHLVAAGGPIDFARAGVDLALRRDDFHWDQDVHAEKICDEWVGPVSRAKKSRKEQLDGVRLLHSGTRPKAWPTWQRLSGVSTKGSIRVDYEHFYLCVQAAVSGLGMAMVSFLMVQDELQSGQLHAPYGFIRDGSGYCLLSPQPLDQDEKCARFKAWLMAEAAASLSAIGV